In Luteimonas sp. MC1750, the following proteins share a genomic window:
- a CDS encoding ketosynthase, whose product MGLALTVAMAVAYAVLAHLASATHDDRYAYAALLSLVAMMLAAGLVARRGWAWVALPLSLVACHLLYRAGLAQLPLLLVPVAFVAAIAWVFARSLWAPRGALISRIVAAMEGGTPATLAPDLLAYSRGLTAAWALALAVLGLANLALAMVASPGGLLAGLGLQPPLTITREQWSLFANILNYGIVGGFFLVEFAYRKRRFPGRYSSFAGFLRQMAGLGPAFWRDFLR is encoded by the coding sequence ATGGGCCTGGCCCTCACCGTCGCCATGGCGGTGGCCTACGCGGTGCTGGCGCATCTCGCCAGCGCCACGCACGACGACCGCTACGCCTACGCCGCCCTGCTGTCGCTGGTGGCGATGATGCTCGCCGCCGGCCTGGTGGCGCGCCGCGGCTGGGCCTGGGTGGCGCTGCCGCTGTCGCTCGTCGCCTGCCATCTGCTGTACCGCGCGGGACTGGCGCAGCTGCCGCTGCTGCTGGTGCCGGTGGCCTTCGTGGCCGCCATCGCCTGGGTGTTCGCGCGCAGCCTGTGGGCACCGCGCGGCGCGCTGATCTCGCGCATCGTCGCGGCGATGGAAGGCGGCACGCCGGCCACCCTGGCTCCCGATCTGCTGGCCTACAGTCGCGGCCTCACCGCGGCGTGGGCGCTCGCGCTGGCGGTGCTGGGCCTGGCCAACCTGGCGCTGGCGATGGTGGCCTCGCCCGGCGGCCTGCTGGCGGGCCTGGGCCTGCAGCCGCCGCTGACGATCACCCGCGAGCAGTGGTCGCTGTTCGCCAACATCCTCAACTACGGCATCGTCGGCGGCTTCTTCCTGGTGGAATTCGCCTACCGCAAGCGCCGGTTCCCGGGCCGCTACAGCAGTTTCGCCGGGTTCCTGCGCCAGATGGCGGGCCTCGGCCCGGCGTTCTGGCGCGATTTCCTCCGCTGA